The window TGAATACGCGCAAGATATCCGAATATCTGCTGCAATTGATCAAATGAAGTACACGACAATGACACTCGAAAACATCGCAGAAAACTGCGGCTTTAGCTCGTACGCCTATTTTCATCGAGTATTTAAAAAGAAATACGGAGTTTCACCTGGGGTGTATAGGAGTAGGTGAGGATTGAAGGCGCAAGACCCCCGTACAGTAAAAATTTACTGCATTGGGGGTCTGCACCAAATTTGAAATGGATTAAGTTGTAGAAATAACAAAAGAAGTTAGTGCTCTAAAAATGATTGGAGGAAGTTGAGTGTGTATGTTGTACATTTAATAGTAATTATTTTCCCAAAAAATTCAGGACATTTTTGGGAGATGTATGCTTAATAAATAATTAACCTTAGCAGAAACTTTTTATTTGATTTTCAGTGATTCCTTTAATTAGTCTAAGTTCACTAATTAAATATTGATTTGCGTTTTCTAGCATTTTTTTTTTCGCTTGTATTAAGTGCTTTTTCTTTCTTCATACGCATTAAATCACGTACAACTTCAGCACCTTCTTGTATTTTACCCGTTTTAACTTTGTCCGTGTTCACTTTAAACCTTTGTTTCCACGGCAGTAATCTATCTGATTCTCCATGCTGAAAAATGTGCATAATGTGTTTTAATGCAATTATGTCAGTAACTGGACGTATACTTGAACTCAATATTTTACCCTTAGGAATCATGACTTGCATATTGCTGATTAACATTCGTATGACATAATACTGTTGTTTTTCCCCTGATATTTCCTTTTCTTCCAGGGAATTAATTATACCTACTCCGTGCATTGGATATACAATGTTATCGCCAATTTGGAACAAATAATCCACCTCCATATATGGTAACCTTCTTAAGTATAACACATATATTATTTTTTATCAAATTTTTAATAATATCATAAAATTACTTTACGAGTCAACTACTTTTTCTTTAAAAGTTAGGAAAGGTAAATATAATAGAAAGTGTATCGAATTTCCAAAAAAGAGAAATTAATTTTCCCGTATATATTCTGTATCTCTACCTATTAACGTAGATCGATAACTTAATCATTATGAGCTCTTTGTTTGTATTGCATAATGCTCTTCTTTTTCTTTGTGGATTTTTACTATTTTTGCTAAATGAATCAATTTCATAATTACTGTTCGTTTAGTGAAGAACGAATGTTAACTTTATAATAATTAAATAACGTTCGATATAAAGCGCAAATTATATGAAAGAATAGGTATAATATTCGTTTTTCGTTTAGTAATTGTACATGATGAAACTCACTCAAATGACAAAAATTTGTATTTTCTTACGTTTCATGATATGATAAAGAAGAATTATTTTTGTTCGGTGTAAGGGATAGTATGAATATTAACTTTTCATCTTGATGATACTTTGTCCAAGGATAGTAATATAATGTGTGGTAACGCACTAGGAGGCAACAAAAATGGAACAAGGTACAGTAAAATGGTTTAATGCAGAAAAAGGTTTTGGCTTTATCGAACGAGAAAATGGAGACGATGTATTCGTACACTTCTCAGCAATTCAAACTGACGGCTTCAGATCTTTAGACGAAGGTCAAAAAGTAACGTTTGACGTTGAGCAAGGTGCTCGTGGAGCTCAAGCTTCTAACGTTCAAAAAGCTGCTTAATCTTATATCATTTATCCAAACAGGCCCTTTATCAAGGCCTGTTTTTTTATATTCTCTGAATAATACTCCATAATAACCCAAAAATGGTGCCTGTATTAATGGGATACACATATATAATAGAAGAGGCTTCTGACAAGTTTATACAACTCGTGAGAAGCCTCTTTTCATTACCTGACTTAAATGATTAAATTACCTCTCCATTTTTAGATCCCCTCAATAAGATCTTTAACTATTTCTGGGCGGTCAAAGAAATATTCCTCCAATAAAGGAATGATCTCAAAGGTCAGAATTCCATCATACCATTCCTGTTCATCCATATATTCAGGTTTCGATGTGAAGAAACTATGACCAATTGCATAACCAGGTCCTAACTGGATATCACCGATTATTTCTTTATTCATTTTCTCGACGGCAAGCAGGATTCTGTTTACCATAACAGTAGATACACCAGATTCTTGAATGGCTCTTCTCCACCCCTCATTAAATGCTGGTTTAAGTGTCACGAACGCAAATCTACGGCGAATTGCTACTTCTAATTGGGCTGAAGCACGCGATGCTGTATTTATTGTTCCTATCAGGTATACGTTATTTGGTACGGTGAATTTCTTATTAGAGTACCCCATTGTGACATATTCGCCACGCCTATCACTTT is drawn from Bacillus alkalisoli and contains these coding sequences:
- a CDS encoding AAA family ATPase produces the protein MAEINSQTFNSYTKEDFLSEVFIDENQYDTIRDLLQYKKNIIFQGPPGVGKTFLSKRLAYSLMGEIDSERVELLQFHQNYAYEDFIMGYRPDENGFSLQYGIFYKFCERALKNPERDYYFIIGEINRGNLSKVFGELIMLIESDRRGEYVTMGYSNKKFTVPNNVYLIGTINTASRASAQLEVAIRRRFAFVTLKPAFNEGWRRAIQESGVSTVMVNRILLAVEKMNKEIIGDIQLGPGYAIGHSFFTSKPEYMDEQEWYDGILTFEIIPLLEEYFFDRPEIVKDLIEGI
- a CDS encoding cold-shock protein is translated as MEQGTVKWFNAEKGFGFIERENGDDVFVHFSAIQTDGFRSLDEGQKVTFDVEQGARGAQASNVQKAA